A region of Moorena producens PAL-8-15-08-1 DNA encodes the following proteins:
- the accD gene encoding acetyl-CoA carboxylase, carboxyltransferase subunit beta, translated as MSLFDWFANRRKIEPTPKQPQEREIADGLWKKCEACGVLSYARDLQANQMVCTECEHHMRVPSDERIRQLIDPQTWISLDEHLHPTDPLKFCDRKSYSDRLRDSQEKTKLTDAVQTGTGKLENLPIALGVMDFRFMGGSMGSVVGEKLTRLIEQGTKQQVPVIIVCASGGARMQEGMLSLMQMAKISGALERHRQARLLYIPVLTHPTTGGVTASFAMLGDIIIAEPKALIGFAGRRVIEQTLREKLPDNFQTSEYLLEHGFVDAIVSRTQLKKTLAQLIRLHQPQATIPVAVSLPKAVGTSELGVGSRE; from the coding sequence ATGTCTCTATTCGATTGGTTTGCCAATAGACGAAAAATTGAACCAACCCCTAAACAACCTCAAGAACGGGAGATTGCTGATGGGCTATGGAAAAAGTGTGAAGCTTGCGGAGTGCTCTCCTACGCCAGAGACCTGCAAGCTAATCAAATGGTTTGCACTGAATGTGAGCATCATATGCGAGTCCCTAGTGATGAGCGGATCCGCCAGCTGATTGACCCCCAAACCTGGATCTCACTGGATGAACACCTACATCCGACGGATCCCCTGAAGTTTTGCGATCGCAAATCCTATAGTGATCGTTTGCGAGACAGCCAAGAAAAAACTAAGCTCACAGATGCCGTACAAACTGGCACCGGTAAGCTAGAGAATTTGCCCATTGCTTTGGGAGTAATGGATTTCCGGTTCATGGGCGGTAGTATGGGTTCGGTAGTTGGGGAAAAACTGACTCGTTTGATAGAACAAGGAACTAAGCAACAGGTACCCGTTATAATCGTTTGTGCATCTGGTGGAGCCAGAATGCAGGAAGGGATGTTAAGCCTGATGCAAATGGCCAAAATCTCTGGTGCCTTGGAACGCCATCGTCAAGCCAGACTACTCTACATTCCAGTGCTGACTCATCCTACCACTGGTGGGGTGACCGCCAGTTTTGCCATGTTAGGGGATATTATTATAGCGGAACCGAAGGCATTAATTGGATTTGCTGGACGACGAGTGATTGAGCAGACCCTAAGAGAAAAGCTACCTGATAATTTCCAGACCTCTGAATATTTGCTAGAGCATGGCTTTGTTGATGCCATTGTATCTCGCACCCAGTTGAAAAAAACCCTAGCCCAGCTGATTCGCCTCCATCAACCCCAGGCTACTATACCGGTAGCGGTTTCCCTGCCAAAAGCAGTAGGGACTTCTGAGCTGGGAGTAGGGAGTAGGGAGTAG
- a CDS encoding translation initiation factor IF-2, with product MGFADLSIVEIAAEYDLRVEEVFDLCQQLGIAYKNQDTHLPLEDAKAVILKILSQTKGNG from the coding sequence ATGGGCTTTGCAGACCTGTCAATTGTGGAAATTGCCGCCGAGTATGACCTTCGGGTAGAAGAGGTATTCGATCTATGCCAGCAGTTGGGTATTGCTTACAAAAATCAAGACACCCATCTGCCTCTAGAAGATGCGAAGGCTGTTATATTAAAGATTTTGTCTCAAACAAAGGGTAATGGCTAA